A region of Flavobacterium album DNA encodes the following proteins:
- a CDS encoding TonB-dependent receptor: MKPIITIVFLLAGWLMEAQTKISGTVTDDKGQPVAGANIYIDGTYDGGTTAEDGTFSFETVETGAQALVITSLTLEDLRQDIVVESYQPVTFKMHKSVNTLDAVVISAGTFNAGDNSKVNVLNPLDIVTTAGAAGDIIGALNTLPGTQTVGESGRLFVRGGESDETQTFVDGIRVAQPYNASANNLPTRGRFSPFLFKGMTFSTGGYSAEFGEALSSVLLLNTIEEPAQAQTDISLMTVGLGLGHTQKWEKSSLSFNAAYMDLKPYQLAVPQNVDWNKPYRSLSGETVYRYKFVNGMLKIYGAFDHATFDLNQKDINSPVPVRVDMANDNLYVNTSYKGMFGTQWTIQTGVAYGYSHNDIGLDNNKVTNGEHSSHMKLKLTKKFRNHIKLTFGGDYFITDFNEDYKQPDAFTFNSGYNNSIAAAYAETEIIFTEKFALKAGARATHASVLGKGAIEPRTALAYKVSDKSQFSLAYGDFHQTPKADYLKYFRDFNYERTSHYIFNYMYNGNGKTFRAELYDKEYSNLVKYNTATVQYDTQFNNNGTGYARGIDLFWRDNKSIKNLEYWVSYSYIDSKRDYRNYERSVTPGYIAKHNFSVVSKYFVTSLRSQIGATYSFNSGRPYDNPNETAFMNGKTGSYNNLSLSWAYLIDAQKILYFSVSNVTGADNIFGYTYANSPGTDGQFARQAVTQPASRFFFVGFFWTISDDKKSNQLNNL, encoded by the coding sequence ATGAAACCAATAATTACAATCGTATTTCTTTTAGCAGGATGGCTGATGGAGGCCCAGACCAAAATATCGGGTACCGTGACCGATGATAAAGGCCAGCCTGTAGCCGGGGCGAATATTTATATCGACGGTACATATGATGGCGGCACTACGGCAGAGGACGGTACTTTCTCCTTCGAAACTGTCGAAACCGGTGCACAGGCACTGGTCATTACATCGCTTACCCTCGAAGACCTCAGGCAGGATATCGTGGTAGAAAGCTACCAGCCGGTCACCTTCAAAATGCATAAAAGCGTGAATACCCTCGACGCGGTGGTTATCTCTGCAGGAACCTTCAATGCCGGCGATAACAGTAAGGTAAACGTGCTCAACCCGCTGGATATCGTAACCACAGCAGGCGCGGCGGGCGATATCATCGGCGCATTGAATACCCTGCCCGGCACACAGACAGTAGGGGAGAGCGGCAGGCTGTTTGTACGCGGGGGTGAGAGCGACGAGACGCAGACCTTTGTAGATGGCATTCGCGTAGCGCAGCCTTATAATGCATCGGCTAATAATTTGCCTACCCGCGGACGGTTCTCCCCGTTCCTTTTTAAGGGGATGACATTTTCTACGGGAGGCTACTCGGCAGAATTTGGCGAGGCGCTGTCCAGCGTGCTTTTGCTTAACACTATTGAAGAGCCTGCCCAGGCACAGACCGATATTTCGCTTATGACGGTCGGCCTCGGCCTTGGGCATACGCAAAAGTGGGAGAAAAGTTCCCTGAGCTTTAACGCAGCCTATATGGATTTGAAGCCGTACCAACTGGCTGTTCCGCAAAATGTGGACTGGAACAAGCCTTACCGGTCGCTTTCGGGAGAAACGGTTTATCGCTATAAATTTGTGAACGGGATGCTGAAAATATACGGCGCTTTCGACCACGCCACTTTCGACCTCAACCAAAAAGACATCAACAGCCCTGTGCCGGTGCGTGTAGATATGGCTAATGATAATTTATATGTAAACACGTCCTACAAAGGCATGTTCGGGACGCAGTGGACGATACAAACCGGGGTGGCATACGGCTACAGCCATAACGATATTGGTCTGGACAACAATAAGGTAACCAATGGCGAGCACAGTTCCCATATGAAGCTAAAGCTCACTAAAAAGTTCCGTAACCATATTAAGCTGACATTTGGCGGTGACTATTTCATTACTGATTTCAATGAAGATTACAAACAGCCGGATGCTTTTACGTTCAACAGCGGCTATAACAACTCCATAGCGGCGGCCTACGCCGAAACCGAAATCATTTTCACCGAAAAATTCGCCCTTAAAGCCGGTGCCAGGGCTACCCATGCGAGCGTTCTGGGAAAGGGAGCAATAGAGCCGCGCACGGCACTTGCCTACAAAGTAAGCGATAAAAGCCAGTTCTCTTTAGCTTACGGAGATTTCCACCAAACGCCCAAAGCCGATTACCTTAAGTACTTCCGGGATTTCAACTATGAGAGGACTTCCCACTATATCTTCAATTATATGTATAATGGAAATGGTAAAACCTTTCGTGCCGAGCTGTATGATAAAGAATACAGCAACCTCGTAAAGTACAATACGGCAACGGTACAGTACGATACGCAGTTCAACAACAACGGTACCGGATACGCCAGGGGGATCGACCTGTTCTGGAGGGACAATAAATCAATAAAGAATCTGGAGTACTGGGTGTCCTATTCGTACATCGACAGCAAGAGGGATTATAGGAACTATGAGCGAAGCGTTACCCCAGGTTATATTGCCAAACATAATTTCTCTGTAGTAAGCAAATATTTCGTCACCAGCCTGAGGTCGCAAATCGGCGCTACCTATTCCTTCAACTCCGGCAGGCCGTATGACAACCCAAATGAAACCGCGTTCATGAACGGAAAGACCGGCAGCTACAACAACCTGAGCCTGAGTTGGGCTTATCTGATAGATGCGCAAAAAATATTGTACTTTTCGGTATCGAATGTTACAGGGGCTGATAACATATTCGGCTATACCTATGCGAATAGTCCCGGCACGGACGGGCAATTTGCAAGGCAGGCCGTTACGCAGCCTGCCAGCCGTTTCTTTTTCGTAGGCTTCTTCTGGACGATCAGTGATGATAAGAAATCCAATCAGCTGAATAATTTATAA
- a CDS encoding CARDB domain-containing protein: MKQKLLTLLLALIAFSSYCQDISLYQQFNGRYDFTFVGNTLNPAENNPTPTCTINTSSSASLNLSAGDNIIGAYLYWAGSGTGDFDVQLNGQPITASRQFPLNALNIDGNTRPYFSAFADVTAQVQATGNGNYTLSDLDLTAVVADPLYCGNKTNFGGWAIIVFYSNTNLPLNQLNLYDGMQYVPNSINITLPSLNVIDNVGAKIGFLAWEGDSSLAVDETLTINGNVLSNALNPANNAFNGTNSITGSTALYNMDLDVYDIQNNIAIGDESAEIALHSGQDFVMINAIVTKLNSQLPDATVTIDDVAVACYSRVVNIDYTVYNVNSTDVLPAGTTVGIYINGDLVATTQTTVELPIGGSESGSINITIPAGAPNDFELMLVVDHNGAVTETDETNNSTTINDSLLIMPTPNPTDITICEDPSAPGTGFVDFSDYAESMKNHPTDIVTFYPTLIAAQNNTGNITSITNYPITTSPTEIFVRVESAEGCVAIGSFLVIVDDCQFPDATVVIDAIAQTCDSRTITVQFTVRNINSVDLLPAGTTVAAYANSTLLGVTTTTADIPVGGSLPGTITVTIPAGIPLSFNLILRVDHNNQVEEINENNNTALQAITLWTSPVLQQPSNVTACETFNGSGVGSFNFSGYLQSLKNQPTDIVTFHPTQIDANNNTAGISNADTYIAANNTEIFVRLTDANGCFDTASFRLIIIDCFFPDGVVAVNNVAQTCDSPTITVNYTVSNPASGDVLPQGTQVAIYANTTLLSVTTTTAAIPINGSLNATITLNIPGSLPLGFNLRFVVDDNGTGVGSVVETIETNNSFTQPVILWVSPILQEPADIIDCETFNNSGVGQFDFSAYLQTLRNNPTDIVTFHTSQQDANTGDNDIQAPEAYISTGLVQEIYVRLEDVNGCFDTASFTLTAVDCYFPDATVTIDDVYKQCNSRIIHVHYTVHNTGSADILPAGTPVSIYVNGEFLEYTETLEDIAIGESESNFILLTIPIGVLLDFDLTFVADDTGDGTGIIVEADETNNSFTLPTNLVLSPVLQQPADIVMCDKGFGLATFDFSAYAESLKNYPDETVTFYLTQQNADQDLDRIYNTSLFVSTENPQRIFVRLFNGTCHTTASFLLSTKKCPPITYNYVTPNDDGYNDSFFVEGLRNIFLNFKMSIYNRWGNLVWTGDHSKADWNGIADVEKVGPEGTTVPVGTYYFVLELNEPGFPEPIVGWVYVSK; this comes from the coding sequence GTGAAACAAAAATTACTCACCTTACTATTGGCGTTGATTGCTTTCAGCTCATATTGCCAGGACATTAGCCTGTACCAGCAGTTCAATGGCCGGTATGATTTTACTTTTGTCGGCAATACGCTCAATCCTGCCGAAAATAACCCTACACCCACATGCACTATCAATACGTCTTCCTCAGCCAGCCTCAACCTTAGCGCCGGAGATAACATTATTGGCGCCTACCTGTACTGGGCAGGTTCGGGCACAGGGGATTTCGACGTACAGCTCAACGGGCAGCCCATAACGGCGAGCCGGCAGTTCCCGCTCAACGCACTTAATATCGATGGCAATACCAGGCCTTACTTCAGCGCTTTTGCCGATGTGACCGCACAGGTTCAGGCTACAGGTAACGGCAACTATACCTTATCTGACCTGGACCTTACTGCCGTTGTGGCCGACCCTTTATATTGTGGCAACAAGACCAATTTTGGAGGATGGGCAATTATCGTGTTTTATTCGAATACCAACCTTCCCCTCAACCAGCTGAACCTGTATGACGGCATGCAATATGTGCCCAATTCGATAAATATTACCCTGCCGAGCCTTAACGTAATAGACAACGTTGGGGCTAAAATAGGCTTTCTTGCCTGGGAGGGAGATTCATCGCTTGCTGTAGATGAGACCCTCACCATAAACGGAAATGTACTCAGTAATGCACTTAACCCTGCCAATAATGCTTTTAACGGTACCAACAGCATAACCGGATCGACCGCATTGTACAATATGGACCTGGATGTGTATGATATACAAAATAACATAGCTATTGGCGATGAGTCGGCAGAGATAGCGCTTCATTCAGGGCAGGATTTTGTAATGATCAACGCCATTGTAACCAAGCTGAACAGCCAGCTGCCCGATGCCACTGTAACAATTGACGATGTAGCAGTTGCCTGTTACTCGCGTGTGGTTAATATTGATTATACCGTTTATAATGTAAACAGTACCGATGTGCTCCCGGCAGGCACTACTGTGGGTATTTATATCAATGGCGACCTGGTAGCCACAACACAAACTACTGTTGAGCTGCCCATAGGCGGATCGGAAAGCGGCTCGATAAACATTACTATCCCTGCCGGTGCCCCGAATGATTTTGAGCTGATGCTTGTGGTAGACCATAATGGCGCTGTGACCGAAACCGACGAAACCAACAATAGCACCACCATTAATGATTCCCTGCTGATAATGCCAACGCCTAATCCGACAGATATCACGATATGCGAAGACCCCAGCGCTCCCGGTACCGGCTTTGTGGATTTCTCGGATTATGCTGAATCAATGAAAAACCATCCGACCGACATCGTAACCTTTTACCCTACTCTAATAGCTGCACAGAACAACACCGGCAATATAACCAGCATAACTAACTATCCCATAACCACCTCCCCCACTGAAATATTTGTGCGTGTGGAAAGTGCCGAAGGTTGTGTGGCAATTGGCTCATTCCTCGTTATTGTAGATGACTGCCAATTTCCCGATGCTACAGTTGTAATAGACGCTATTGCCCAAACTTGCGATTCGCGTACCATAACGGTACAGTTTACCGTGCGCAACATCAACAGTGTCGACCTGCTTCCTGCCGGTACCACTGTAGCAGCCTATGCCAACAGCACACTGCTTGGCGTAACTACAACAACTGCCGACATACCCGTTGGCGGTTCGCTGCCCGGCACCATTACAGTGACCATACCTGCAGGTATCCCCCTCAGCTTTAACCTGATACTGCGTGTAGACCATAACAACCAGGTAGAAGAGATTAATGAAAATAACAATACGGCACTTCAGGCAATTACGCTATGGACATCTCCCGTACTGCAGCAACCGTCTAATGTTACTGCCTGCGAGACCTTCAATGGGTCGGGTGTTGGGTCGTTCAACTTTTCGGGCTACCTGCAATCACTGAAGAATCAACCGACCGATATAGTGACCTTCCACCCTACGCAGATTGATGCCAACAATAACACAGCGGGAATAAGCAATGCCGATACCTATATCGCCGCAAATAATACCGAAATATTCGTAAGGCTGACGGATGCGAACGGCTGTTTTGATACCGCATCCTTCCGCCTCATTATTATCGACTGCTTTTTCCCTGATGGTGTTGTAGCTGTAAACAATGTGGCACAGACGTGCGACTCACCGACGATAACCGTAAATTACACCGTAAGCAACCCTGCAAGCGGTGATGTATTGCCACAAGGTACGCAGGTGGCTATTTATGCCAATACTACGCTGCTTAGCGTTACCACAACCACTGCCGCGATACCGATTAACGGCAGCCTCAATGCGACGATAACGCTCAACATCCCGGGTTCGCTACCGCTGGGCTTCAACCTGAGGTTTGTTGTTGACGACAACGGTACGGGCGTTGGCTCGGTAGTGGAAACAATAGAAACCAACAACTCCTTTACACAGCCGGTCATTTTATGGGTTTCGCCAATATTGCAGGAGCCTGCCGATATTATCGATTGTGAAACCTTCAACAATTCGGGTGTGGGGCAATTTGATTTCTCAGCCTACCTGCAAACACTCAGGAACAACCCAACGGATATAGTAACCTTCCACACCTCACAGCAGGATGCCAACACCGGAGATAACGACATCCAGGCGCCCGAAGCCTATATTTCTACCGGGCTGGTGCAGGAAATTTATGTGCGTCTGGAGGATGTGAACGGTTGTTTTGATACGGCTTCGTTTACCCTTACCGCCGTAGACTGCTATTTTCCGGATGCGACCGTTACCATAGACGATGTGTACAAGCAGTGCAACTCGCGCATCATCCACGTGCATTATACCGTGCACAATACGGGTAGCGCCGATATATTGCCTGCAGGCACACCGGTAAGTATTTATGTGAATGGCGAATTCCTGGAATATACCGAAACGCTTGAAGATATTGCCATCGGCGAAAGCGAAAGCAACTTCATACTGCTCACCATCCCGATAGGCGTGCTGCTTGATTTTGACCTGACCTTTGTTGCGGATGATACCGGCGACGGCACAGGCATTATTGTGGAAGCCGATGAAACGAACAACAGCTTTACGTTGCCGACCAACCTTGTGCTGTCCCCTGTATTACAGCAGCCTGCCGACATCGTAATGTGTGATAAGGGCTTTGGTCTGGCTACGTTCGATTTTTCGGCGTATGCCGAGTCATTGAAAAATTACCCTGACGAAACGGTGACCTTCTACCTTACGCAGCAGAATGCCGACCAGGATCTTGACCGTATCTACAATACTTCGCTGTTTGTGAGCACCGAGAATCCGCAGCGCATTTTCGTGCGGCTCTTCAACGGTACCTGCCACACCACGGCCTCCTTCCTGCTGTCGACTAAAAAATGCCCGCCGATAACTTACAATTATGTTACGCCAAACGACGACGGCTATAATGACAGTTTCTTTGTAGAAGGGCTGCGCAACATCTTCCTGAACTTTAAGATGAGCATCTACAACCGGTGGGGCAACCTGGTTTGGACGGGCGACCACAGCAAAGCCGACTGGAATGGCATTGCCGATGTAGAGAAAGTAGGCCCCGAAGGTACCACCGTTCCTGTAGGCACCTACTATTTTGTACTGGAACTGAACGAGCCCGGCTTCCCTGAACCTATTGTGGGGTGGGTTTATGTTTCGAAATAA